The [Flavobacterium] thermophilum genome has a segment encoding these proteins:
- the sbcD gene encoding Nuclease sbcCD subunit D — protein sequence MRILHTADWHLGRTLEGRSRLAEQEAFIDELVEIVAKEQIDVVLMAGDVFDSVNPPAAAEQLFYESLARLSDKGRRPVAVISGNHDHPDRISAARPLLSDYNIFLFGRPQAEVCRIDVPSCGEAMMLAPLAYPSESRLAELLSSDHKETALRDRYDDRIRALFAAMAASFADETVNVVMSHLYVAGGHTSDSERPIEVGGAYTVAAASLPGAAQYVALGHLHRPQDVRRAETAARYAGSPLAYSFSEAGHTKSVTVVDVQPGGKANVTEIPLVSGKPLVRWKATDGLAQVYRWCEEGRDRSCWIDLEIHVNEPLTMEEIQRLRKLHQGFIHIRPVFPEREREAAAETDRKPLSLVEMFRRFYERQTGGQTPDEELVRLFLELAAEEKEGEGEEE from the coding sequence GCAGACTGGCATCTCGGGCGGACGCTTGAAGGCCGAAGCCGGTTGGCGGAGCAAGAGGCGTTTATCGACGAACTTGTCGAGATTGTAGCAAAAGAACAAATCGATGTCGTCTTGATGGCTGGCGATGTGTTCGATTCCGTCAATCCGCCGGCGGCGGCGGAGCAGCTGTTTTACGAGAGTTTGGCCCGACTGTCCGATAAAGGCCGGCGTCCGGTTGCGGTCATCAGCGGCAACCATGACCATCCGGACCGCATCAGCGCCGCCCGGCCGCTGCTTTCCGACTACAACATTTTCCTTTTTGGCCGCCCACAGGCGGAAGTTTGCCGAATTGACGTTCCGTCGTGCGGCGAGGCGATGATGCTTGCGCCGTTGGCGTACCCGTCTGAATCGCGGCTCGCTGAGCTATTGTCATCCGACCATAAGGAAACCGCGCTTCGCGATCGGTACGACGACCGCATCCGGGCGTTGTTCGCTGCGATGGCCGCCTCATTTGCCGATGAAACTGTCAATGTTGTGATGAGCCATCTATACGTGGCTGGCGGCCATACGTCCGATTCCGAGCGGCCGATTGAGGTGGGCGGCGCCTATACGGTGGCGGCTGCCAGTTTGCCCGGGGCGGCGCAATACGTGGCGCTCGGTCATTTGCACCGCCCGCAGGACGTCAGACGGGCGGAGACGGCGGCGCGCTACGCCGGTTCACCGCTTGCTTACAGCTTTTCCGAAGCTGGGCACACCAAGTCGGTGACGGTTGTCGACGTCCAGCCGGGCGGAAAGGCCAACGTGACGGAGATTCCGCTTGTTTCCGGCAAACCGCTTGTCCGTTGGAAGGCGACGGACGGACTTGCCCAAGTGTATCGTTGGTGCGAGGAAGGAAGAGACCGGTCGTGCTGGATCGATTTAGAGATCCATGTAAACGAGCCGTTGACAATGGAAGAGATTCAACGGCTGCGCAAGCTTCATCAAGGGTTTATCCATATCCGCCCGGTGTTTCCGGAACGGGAGCGGGAGGCGGCGGCTGAAACAGACCGCAAACCGCTTTCCCTTGTGGAAATGTTCCGGCGTTTTTACGAACGTCAAACCGGCGGACAAACACCGGATGAAGAGCTCGTGCGCCTTTTTTTGGAATTGGCGGCCGAGGAGAAGGAAGGGGAAGGAGAAGAGGAATGA